TTTGCGGGTCTTCAAGGATAAAATCTAGACTCTTAAAGTTTGGCACTCTTGATTTGCTTGCATTTATGGGAAGTGGGATAAGGTGCTTTGAGAGAAAAACAACGCTTAAAATAGACTTTAGAAGCATTGTTTTACCACCGGCATTTACGCCTGTTATCATTAGTACTTGCCTTTTGAAATGCAAGGTTATAGATTTAGGATTTTTAAGTGCTGGGTGGGAGAAGGAATCCAAAAGGATTTCTGTGCTATTTGGCTTAGGGGCTAGAAATTCTAGGTTTTTTGCCTTAGCGAAGTTTAGGCGCGCTTGATAAGAATCAAAGCGGTCAAATTCCTTATCAATAAACTTTAAGAATAAAAAATGTTTGGTAAAAATGCTTGAAATTTCGCGCGCAATTTCAAAGAGCTTGGATTCTTTTTGGTTTTTTAGTTCGGTGTATTTGTCCTTTAAATTTGCGATGTTTTGGGGGAAAACATAAAAAAAGCCAGAAGCGGAGCGGTCTAAAATCTGCCCTTTTAGGATATGATGGAATCCGGCTTTTAAAAGCAGGCATTCTTCATCGTTTATTAGGTGGATTTGCCTATCCACTAGGTAGGGAGTGAGTTTGTTTTGATTTAGCGTATGGGAAAGTTGGGCGGAGATTTCGCGCTTTAGGTTTTCCAGGCTCGCATTTATGGAATCTAAATCTAAGTAAATGCCTGTTTTTAGGCTACCATTTTCTAAGAAGGATTTAACGATGGGTAAAATCTGCTCTGGGATTTGTATGGAGGAGAACCACTCACCTAGGATTCCTTCGCATTTTAGGTTTTTTAGGTAGAGAAAATAGCGGATAATTTTCACAAATTCAAAGATTTCATCAAGCTTTAAATGTCCAAACTTCTTTAAAAGCGCAAGTTGAGAGTGCAGGGGCTTCACTTCTTTTGGCGGAGTGAAAACTAGCGGTTCTAGAGCATTAATGTAGCGCAAATGCACTTTAATATCACCTTGTAAAAATAGCTCTTTAGGACGAGCTAGAAAACTTGTAAAGCTCTCATAAAAATCTTGTAAATCTAGGGATTTTAGGTATTCTTGCATTTTAATCTTTTGATTCTTCTTTAAGTTTGCAAGCTTTTAGCGGAATGATAACGCGCTTAAACTCTGTATCGCCTTTGCCCATTAGCGTGAGTGTGCCACTAATAAAATTAAAAGTTTTGTTGCTAACTTCTAGGGTTGTCGCTTGGGTTTGGCATTCTAAAATCTTGCCTTGTAGGAAGCTTTGGGCAAGCTCTGTGAGAGTGGCTTCAGTTTTGTCTTGGATAAGGGTAAAGATTCCAATGCCTGTTGCAATAACTAATAGGGCTATGCCTATGCTAATGCGTGTTTTGTAACTAACTAGATTGTATTTTGCTAGAAGTTGGATAAGGATCGCTAAAAGAATAATAAAAAGAGTTGCAATAAGAATAAAACGCACCATTTTAGATTCCGCCTCTTAGCGCATAAGTTAGATTGCCTGCATTAAAGCCTACTATAATACCTTCTTTTAAATGTGCAATTTCTTGGCTATCTTTAAGTAAATAGAGCGCATTGCCCATGCGCTTAACCTCATCAGCAAAAATGGGATTATATCGTGCAAAAAGGGTGGCAAAATCCATAGCAATTGCTACTTCCCCTGCTGCATATACAGGCAAAATCACTAGAGAATCCACACCTTCAAAACAACCAATAAAGCCTTCTAAATTGTCTTTAATGCGTGAATATTTATGTGGCTGCCAAATGGCAACTAGCTGTTTTGCGCCTTTTAACTCTTGGTATTTTTTGAGTGCTTTTAGTGTGGCGGTGATTTCTGTGGGATGGTGAGCATAATCGTCAATAATCACGCACTCGCCTTGCGTTAAAATGTCAAATCGCTTTTTGATTCCACAATAATCTTGGATATTTTTCCTAATTTCATTTAAAGGTAGAATCTGTGAAGCGGCTAAAATTGCAAGAGCTGCGTCAATGGCGATATGTTCGCCTAAGCCATAAACGCTAAATGTGCCATAGTCTTTGTTGGCGTTTGTTAGGGTAAATTGTGTCTTTGGCATACCATTTTCTACAATGTAGCGGATATTTTGCAAATCTTTGCTAGGATAAAATCGCACACATAAATTGCCCAAATCTTGCAATGCACCTAAAAAGGAATCTTCAGCATTGATAACACAAATCTTTGCAAGACGCAAAAAGCTTTCATACGCTCCATAAAACTGCGATAAATCGTGATTGTAAGTTTCCATATGCTCTGGCTCGGCGTTTGTAACAATCGCACAAGTAGGATTGCATTCTAGAAAGCTTTTATCGGATTCATCAGCTTCAAAAACCACGCGATTACCACTTAAAGCGCGTGTGTTAGAGCAAAACTCTTTGCTCTCTGCTCCAATTAATGCACTAGCGTCTTTTAAAATTGCGCTTAAAATCGCCGTTGTCGTGCTTTTACCGTGTGCGCCTGCAACCGCAAAGACTTCTTTGTTTCCTAAAATCATCTTTAGCGATTCTTTGCGTGAAAGCACAGGGATATTTTGCGCGTGGGCTTCTTGCACTTCAATATTGTCTTCTTTGATAATTGCAGAGTGAATGACTAGATCCTGCCCGCAAATTGCGTCTTTTGTGTGGGGAATGCTAACTTGGATTCCAATTTCTTTTAACTCTTTTGTAACGCTTCCTTCTGCGATATCAGAACCGCTAATCTCCACGCCTTGCGCACGCAAAAACTTCGCTAGCGCAGAGATTCCTATACCACCAATTCCTATAAAATGGATTCTTTTAATGCTTATATCCACTTAGCAATCCTTAAAAGCGCATCTTTAATCACAGATTCTTCATACACTAATGCTAAACGCACAAAGTTTCTTCCGGGGTTTTGCCCTTGCGCATCAACGCGCGATAAAAAACTTCCAGGTAAAACTAAAATGTTTTCTTTAAGCAAAAGATTACGCGTAAATCCTAAGTCATTTTCAACAGGAAGCCACACATAAAAGGTATCTTTTGGAATGGGCAAGTTTGGAATCTTTTTACACAGAATTTCTTGTGCTAACTTTAGATTTTTTGCATATTCTTGGCGGGAATGCTTTGTGTGCGCTTCATCACTCCACGCAATACTTGCTGCTTTTTGTAAAGGCAAGGGAGAGGCACAACCTATATAAGTGCGATATTGTGCATAATCTTTTAAAACTCTAGAATCCCCTGCAATAAATCCACTTCTAAGCCCAGGCGCGCTAGAACGCTTAGAGATAGAATTAAGAGCTAAAATATTCTTAAAATCTGTATTACCCACTAAAATGCTAGCTTGTAAGATAGAAGCGGGCTTTTTATCAGTGTAAATTTCACTATAACATTCATCATTTAAAAGTAAAAAGTCGTATTCTAAGGAGTAATTTACCCATTGCTTAAGAGAATCTATGGGCATTGTTGCACCGGTGGGGTTATTTGGTGAGTTTAAAATCACTAAATCGCATTCTTGCATTTGCTCTTTACTTAAGCTTGGGGTAAAGTTGTTTTGGGGTGTTAGATTCATATAGATTGTTTTTGCTCTTGCTACAATGCTCGCACCTTCATAGATTTGATAAAAAGGATTTGGATGAGCAATAGTTGGAGAGCATTTGTCAAAAAGATAGAATTGAGGAAAATTAAATAACACTTCACGCGTGCCAAAGGTTGGAATTAACATTGTAGAATCTAAATCCAAATCAAAGCGGTGCTTGATAAAATTTAGCATTGCTTGTTTTAGATAATCTTCACCGGCGGTTTTTGGGTATTTATTAAGTAAATCCACGCTTTCTTTTAAAGCATTACAAATATTTTTAGGTGTTTGAAATTGTGGTTCGCCAATGGTTAAAGAAATCCGCCCTTGTTTTTGTGGAATATCTTTAATTAAAGCTTGAAGTTTCTCAAAAGGATATGGTTGAAACTCCATTATTTTTTCCTTTTTGTGGATTTTTTGTTGGAATCTTTTTTAGATCCCTTAGGGGAATTTTTGGAATCCTTGTTTTTTAAATTACCTTTGCTGTGGAATTTGTTTTTTGGGCGATTTTTATCTCTTTTGTCCCTTATATTGCTGGTTCTGCTAGATTTTTTGTGCTTGCGTTCATCATCTAATTGAAACTGCAATGCATTTAAATCCTTTTTGTTTAGCCCAATTTTATTTGGTCCTAGCACTTTAGAATCTTGCAAAACCATTGATAAAAGCTTGCAAACAAGCTGTGTTATGTCTGCATTACCACGGATTTGCTCATACACACGCAAGGCATCATCACTAATTGCATGCTTTAGGATTTTATCTAAAATGTTGGAATCCTTTTTATCCATTGTATCTTGTATGCTTGGAATCTCATAAAGCTCAATGCTAGCTTTTGTATTTTCTTTAATACGACGAAGCTCTTTAAACTCTAAAGGCGTTGCAAGCGTAATCGCTACACCCTTTTTACCTGCTCTTCCAGTTCTTCCAATCCTATGCACATAAGATTCTGGATTTAGTGGAATATGGAAGTTAAAAACATGGCTCACTCCACTAATATCAAGCCCCCTTGCTGCAATATCTGTGGCAACTAAAATATCAATTGTGGAATCTTTAAAAGCTTTAATGGATTTTACGCGTTCTCTCTGCTCCATATCGCCATGTAATGCTCCAGCTTTAAAACCGCGTGAAAGTAGGCGTTCTGAAAGAATATCGGCTTCTTTTTTCATTCTTGTAAAAATAATTGCCTTTTGTGGCATTTCGCTATCAATTAGGCGCACAATCGCGTCTTCACGCTCTTGTTCATTGATAATATAATAGCGTTGAGATATGTCTTGGTTTGTTGTATCATCTTGAGTGATTTTAATTAACTTTGGATTGCTTAGAATCTTTTGCGCTAGATGTTTAATAGGTGTTGGCATTGTCGCTGAAAAGAGCAAGGTTTGACGGTCACTTGAAAGATAGGTAAAAATCTCTTCAATATCATCTAAAAAGCCCATATCTAGCATTTCATCAGATTCATCAAGCACAACAACACTAGGATAGAAGTTTTTTAGCCGTTCATTGCGCAAATGATCTAGCAAACGCCCCGGAGTTGCAATAATAACTTGTGGCTTTTTCTCTAAAAGTTCAATTTGTCGCCTTATGGGCTGTCCGCCAAAGAGAGAAACTGTTTTTACCCTATTGTATTTGCCAAGCTTAAAAATCTCATCACTAACTTGCATTGCAAGTTCCCTTGTAGGCGTAACGATTAGCACTTCAATGCTACCATCATTTTTTAGATTATTAATAAGTGGCAAGCCAAAAGCAGCCGTTTTTCCAGTGCCTGTTTGTGCTTGAGCAATGATATCAAGCCCATCTAAAATTAATGGAATCGCTTCTTTTTGGATAGGGCTTGGCTCGCTAAAACCCGCTTCTTTAATGCCCCTTAAAACACTTTTTTTAAAGCCAAAGCTTTCAAAACCCTCTCCTAAATCCCAACTATTTGTCTTTGTTTGCTTTTTCATAATTCCCTTTTGTTTTAAAATAAGCTGTAATTATAGCACTAAAAATGCCTAAATCACTCTGTAAATCCAAAGCGATTCTCTTTGACAGAGCTGGGCAAAAGAGCAAATTTTGCATTTGCATTTATTTTGAGCGCTTTTGTCTCCCTTATAAGTTCATTTGGGCTTTTCCATATATTTTCTGGATCTATGTAAATGCACTCAAAACAAATTTCATTAATTAATGCAAAATAAATAGTGTTCTTATAAGCTGTTTTTACAATATTAAATTTATTTTGCCCTAATATTTTCATTTTAATCTCCATTGCACGCTTTTCGTTTGTGCTAATAATCAAAAAATGCTTTCTGTTTGCTTTGCAAAGTTTATCAATATAATGATATGTTAAAGCATCTTTTTCATTTAGGCGATCTTTGTTTAAATGTTCCATATATTGTTCTACAAAATAAATAATATTTGGAACACGATCATTCTCTTGTATTTTAAAAAAATTTTTAGAAAATGCAATAGAATTTATAGATTTTTTATAAATCTTATTGTCTAAAATTGTAATACAAATATCCAATCCACTTTTGACTTTTTTATGTATCCTTATATAAACTTTTTGATACAATTCAGAAAAAGACTTTAAATAGTGCGCTTCAAACCTTTCTTTTATATCCAATAAATATATAAAAAGTTCACCATAATATCTCTCATTTTTTAATGCTTCTTCTAATTCTTTCCTAGCTTTTTCTAACTTTAGCGTATTTTTATCTAAATCTAAATTCGCTTGGATTCTGCGCTCAAACAATAAAATATCACTTCTTAAGGAATTAATACGCTTTTGCGCTAAACTCTGACTATCTTTTGCGTTATTTACAGCAACAACTAAAGCTTGATAGTGGCATTGTTTAGACAAAAAGAAATCTTGAAAAATTTGCTTTAAATTTGCATTGCTATAGCGCGAAAAGTCCATAAATGCAGAATCCAAACGCGTCATAACACTTAATTCTTCGATAAAATCATCTTTGGCTATGGTTTTATCATTAAAAAGCAAATTATCCAACGCCTTCACGCCAAAACGCTTTAAATGCGCATAATCAAACAAAATCTCTTCATTAGATATAGGTAAATCATTCAAAAAAGAAATTGCCAAAAACTCTTGATGAAAATAACTTTTAAGTGTTTCAATAAGCTTAATGGTAAGTGGGATTTCTGTAATTTTCGTGTAATCTGTATTTTTATAAATCTTTTGCACAATCGCATCGCGCGCATTACTTTGAAGCGTAAGCAGCTCTTCATCGGTATCATGATGCCAAAAATCTGATTCGCTAATCATCGTATTGCCACCAAATTCTTGAAACTTTGAGACTTTGCAATCTGTAATTTGATGTATCTCATTACAACGAAACTCTACATACATTCCAACCATTGGCATTACCTTTTTATCATGCCAAGTCTCTTTATTAAAATCAAAAAGCATTTTAGAAGCGTTAATCACAACACCCTTGCCATTACTATTTAAATAACGCACTATTCTACCATGCATTGATTCTGCCTTTGATACATTGCACGATAAACTTCTTGCATACGCATTTCTAGCTGTTCAAACCACTCTGCATTTTCTGGGATAAAGGATTCCAAATACTGCACACTAAAAGGTGTATTATCAAACTCTAATTTTTCAAAGTTAAAACTCTTTCGTGTGCCACAAAAAACTACTGGTTGCACCTTTAGCTTAAAATGTTCCACTAAAACCTTTGCCCCACTTTTAAAAGGAAGTAATTGTTCCCCCCCTTTAGATCGTGTGCCTTCTGGAAAAATACAGAGCATTCTACCGCTATCAAGCCTATCTTTCGCTTCTTTTAATAAATACACAAGCTCTTTTTTACTCTCTCTGTTAATTAAAATCATCTTAGGAGCTTTGAGCGCATGCCCATATAAAAATGCCTCGCCAAGCTCTTTTTTAGCAATCCAACATAAATTATTTGGATGGACTGCTTCAAAATACATCACATCCATAAAGCTTTGGTGATTCATTATTAAAATCTGTGCACTTGGATCTAGATTGCCTTGTATATAAGGCTTTACCCTAAAGAGTTTAAAAAATACTAGGGCTATGCTTCTACGGATTATGCGATGAAAGGCATTAAAGATATACATTAATGCAATACCAAAAGGCATTACAAGCAAAATATAAAGCAATGCACTATAAGCTCTAATCTTGGATATCATCTTTTTTTACCCACCCTATGCGTTCATCTTCTAACATCACTTTATAGTAGCTATTGCGTTCTCCTAAAATTTCTGCTCGTATTGGTTTTTGTGTTGTTAGAACAATTGTAGAATTAAATGTTGGTTGGATTCTTAATGCGACATTTGCCTTAATTGTTACATCACTTTTTAATGTTAGGAAATACAGCACCAGCACTAGTGCAAAAACGCCCAGCAAAATAAAAATTGTTTTACGCTTATACAAATAAAGCCCAAAAAATAAAATTGCAAAAAATACAACCAAAGAGATTTGAAAAAATTGATAATTATTCTTTGGCTTAATATCACTTTGCGTACTAACACGATCTTCGCTTGCAATATTTGGAACTTGCAGAGTTTGGTATTTAGAAGTTTGCGTATTAAAATAATCAAAACTAATTGTATTTTGTGTTTTGGGCACAATCACATAGTAAAATGCTACTCCCTGCTTATAATCTCCACTTTTACTTTCAATACCCTGTTGCTTATAGTTTTCAAGCTTGAAGTCAAAAAGATTTGCCATTGTGCTTTGGAGTTGAAGAACCACTAAATTTTGCGTGGAATCATAACTTGTGATTTTTGTATCTAAAATCTGCAAATCTTGAGCTAAGACTTGGGAATACTCGCCCTTGCGCTCCAGCTTAATTGCTCTTGCACTACCTCCTACAAGAACTTCACTAACTAATCCATGATTTGTAAGAACATTTACTTTAATGCTAGGAATTACAAATTGCGATTGCTTGATTTTTAGATAAAAAGTGTTTTTAAGGCTAGAATCCTCTGGATTTAGCTCCCAAGCTTGATTTGGATTTAAAATTTCTATGCTATTTTTTAAATCATCAAAAATAAATTCTGTTGTAATTGTGGAATACTGCGTAAAAACCAGCATTTTAAGCTCTAATGCAATAATTTGATTTACATATGAAATATCCACTAAAGGTGTAAGCATTTCCAAATACACATTTTTTACTAAAGAATTATTAGAAGCTTTACTATTTAAAGATGGATTATTTATCGCCTCTTGAGACATAGAGTTTTGCATCGTAAAATCTTGCGATTGCAAAGACTCATTTTGCAATGCTTCAGATTCTATATTTTCTTCAATATCACTTTCTGTTATAGCATTAGGAAGTGGGGCTTGCAAAACATCATTATTAGAATCTAAAGTTTGTGATTGTTGAAATAACTCTTTTGATTCTGTATTTGGAATCTCTAAAGGCTCCGAACTTTGCTGATTTTGTGTTTCTGTATTTTTTGTATTTTCCAAACTTGCTTCTGGAAAAATGCGTGTTTCATCTGCAAATGATCCTATGCAAAGCCCAAACACACAAAAAAAGGCAAATACGATTCTCATAAAATTTTCAAAAATCCCTGAAGCATTTTTAGCCCTGCATCCTCACCCAAAACTTTTTCTATAGCACGCTCTGGATGTGGCATAAGCCCAAAAACATTTTTAGTAACATTGCAAATTCCTGCAATGTTACGCACAGAACCATTTGGATTTTCTACATATTCTAGTAAAATCTGATCGTTTGCTTCAAGGGATTTTAACCCCGCTTCATCAATATAATAATTTCCATCTGCATGCGCAATAGGAATTTTTATTGTATCTCCTTTTTGAAATTTTTCTAAAAAAATATTAAAATTATTCACAACCTTTAAATCACAATTTTTAGAGATAAAATGTAAATTTGTATTGCGCTTCATCGCGCCAGGAAGCAAGCCACTTTCAAGCAAAATCTGAAATCCATTACAAATTCCAAGCACATAACCACCCGCATTTGCAAACTTCACAACCGCTTGCATAATTGGAGAAAATCTAGCAATTGCTCCACTACGCAAATAATCCCCATAACTAAAACCTCCAGGAATCACAACTAAGCGTGTATCTTTTGGAAGCTCTGTATCTTTATGCCACACAATTTGCGTTTTTACCCCAAGCAATGAAAAGGCATATTCCATATCATATTCACAATTTGTGCCTAAAAACTGAAGAATTGCAACCATTGCTACATCTTTATTGTGTAGTTTTCAATAACAGTATTTGCAAGAAGCATTTCGCACATAGATTCTACTTCTTTTTTTACTGCTTCTTTATTGCTATTATCAATATCAAGCTTGATAATCTTTCCCGTCTTAACTCCATTAACACCCTTAAAATCTAGTGATTCTAACGCGTGATGGATAGCCTTTCCTTGAGGATCTAAAACCCCATCTTTTAACTCAACAATCACTTCTACTTGCATAATTCACCTTTAGTTTAAGATTCTCTTTAAAATCTCTTCATACGCCATTTTTACATTGCCTAAATCCTGCCTAAAGCGATCTTTATCCAATTTTTCCTTTGTATCTTTATCCCAAAATCTACAAGAATCTGGCGTAATTTCATCAGCAAGCAAGATATTTCCATCTTTATCCACGCCAAATTCCAGTTTAAAATCTACTAAAATTAGATTCTTTTTATCAAAAAATTCACGCAAAACACTATTTACCTCACGCCCAATTTTACGCAATACATCTAAAGATTCCACAGATTTTACGCAATTTAAAATCAATGCATGTTCATCATTAATTAAAGGATCTCCTAGCGCATCATCTTTATAATAAAATTCCACAAGAGTAAAAGGTAGTGCTTCCCCTTCTTTAATCCCTAAACGCTTACTTAAAGAACCTGTTGCGATATTACGCACAACCACTTCAATAGGAATAATTTTAACAAACTTGCAAAGCATTAAGTTATCCGCTAAAGTTTCTACATAATGCGTTTTGATTCCATTTTTTTCCAAAAGTTTAAAAATCTCTGATGAAATCTTGCAATTTAAAATCCCTTTGCCTTGTTCGCTTCCTCTTTTTTCAGCATTAAATGCTGTTAAATCATCTTTAAACTCTGAAATCACTAGATTTTCATCATCAGTCTTGTAAAGTTTTTTGCCTTTGCCTTCATAAAGCATTTCTTTTTGTTGCATTTTGACTCCTTTTATAAAACTTTAAATACTTTTAAAACATCAATCGCGCTTTTTAACTGAATGTCTTGTAAGATTTGCTTTTGCGTGATTGTATTTTTTGAATCACTCTGCTTTTTCTCTTTTTTGTCTACTTTTGCCAATTCACCTTCTAAGTGCTTTTGCAAATCCGCTTCTTTAATACTAAATCCACTATTTTCATCTGGCACAACACCCGGAGCAACTTCAATATCTGGGGTAACTCCAACAGCTTGAATTGTTCGCCCACTTGGCAAATAATAACGCGCAATGGTTAAACGCAAGGCTTCCTTTTTCTCAGTGGGTAAAATCACTTGCACGCTTCCCTTTCCAAAAGTCCCTTCACCCACCAAAACACCGCGTTTATTATCTTGGATTGCACCCGCTACAATCTCACTAGCACTAGCACTTCCATTATTAATTAAGACCACAAGCGGAATCGTAGCATAAGGCGTGTTTTTTGTAGCACGATAAACGATATTTTCATCTTTAATCCTACCCTTTTGGGATACGATAATACCATCTTTAATAAACAAATCACTTAAGCCCACTGCTTGATTTAAAAGTCCGCCAGGATTATTGCGTAAATCTAATACAATTCCATCAATTTTTTTGTATTTTTTTAATTCTTCATTAACACGCTGTGTAATATTTTTATCAAAAGAAGTTACGCGCAAATACACATAATTTGTATCCATAATCCCCTTAGAATACACAGACTCCACTTTAATATTGTCTCTTATAATATCAAATACTAAAGGCTTTGGCTCATTTTTACGCACAATTGTCAAAGTTACTTTTGTCTTTGGAGCGCCACGCATTTTATTAACCGCATCATCAATTCCCATACTAAGCGTGCTTTCATCATTAATCTTTAGGATAATATCTCCACTTTTTAATCCTGCTTTATCGCCTGGAGTTCCTTCAATAGGGGCAACAATTGTTAGTGCATTGTCTTTTAAAGAAATTGTAATTCCAATGCCGCCAAACTGCCCATCGGTTTGAATCTTTAAATCTTCATACTTCTTTTCATCTAAATACGCTGAATGCGCATCTAGGTTTGAAAGCATTCCATCAATTGCTTTATCAACAATTTCATTAAGTGTTAGCTCATCAACATAATATTTTTCCACCGTGCCAATGACTTTACGCAACTTATTATAAGCATCAAGGCGCGATTCTTCTTGCGCCAATGCAAAACTTTGCAAGCCAACTAAAGCCACACTAAAAAACCAAAATAGTTTATTTAAGCCCTGTCTGTTCATCATTACAACCTAAAGTTAAAATTTTGCGATTTTAACGCAATCTCACTAAAAGAAAAATTATTTTTTATGGTATAAGTGGATATAAAGTTGCAAAACTTCTAAACTAGCTGGCGTTACACCACTAATCTCACTTGCTTCAAACAAACTTTTAGGGTTAAACTTTTTAAGCTTTTCAATCACTTCCAAACTAAGTCCTGGAATTTTATCAAACACAAAGTCTTGCGGAATCTCAATGCTTAACATTTTATCCATATTTTCAATCATATTTTGCTGTTTTTGAATGTAATTAAAATATTTTGCTTCTACTAAAATCTCTTCTAACGCGCGCTCTGAGTAGCTTGCAAAGGGGCAATTCTCCACTTCTTGTATTTTTAAAAGCTTAGGCACATCAAAACTACGCCTCCCAACAA
The Helicobacter winghamensis ATCC BAA-430 DNA segment above includes these coding regions:
- the murC gene encoding UDP-N-acetylmuramate--L-alanine ligase encodes the protein MDISIKRIHFIGIGGIGISALAKFLRAQGVEISGSDIAEGSVTKELKEIGIQVSIPHTKDAICGQDLVIHSAIIKEDNIEVQEAHAQNIPVLSRKESLKMILGNKEVFAVAGAHGKSTTTAILSAILKDASALIGAESKEFCSNTRALSGNRVVFEADESDKSFLECNPTCAIVTNAEPEHMETYNHDLSQFYGAYESFLRLAKICVINAEDSFLGALQDLGNLCVRFYPSKDLQNIRYIVENGMPKTQFTLTNANKDYGTFSVYGLGEHIAIDAALAILAASQILPLNEIRKNIQDYCGIKKRFDILTQGECVIIDDYAHHPTEITATLKALKKYQELKGAKQLVAIWQPHKYSRIKDNLEGFIGCFEGVDSLVILPVYAAGEVAIAMDFATLFARYNPIFADEVKRMGNALYLLKDSQEIAHLKEGIIVGFNAGNLTYALRGGI
- a CDS encoding succinyldiaminopimelate transaminase, which codes for MEFQPYPFEKLQALIKDIPQKQGRISLTIGEPQFQTPKNICNALKESVDLLNKYPKTAGEDYLKQAMLNFIKHRFDLDLDSTMLIPTFGTREVLFNFPQFYLFDKCSPTIAHPNPFYQIYEGASIVARAKTIYMNLTPQNNFTPSLSKEQMQECDLVILNSPNNPTGATMPIDSLKQWVNYSLEYDFLLLNDECYSEIYTDKKPASILQASILVGNTDFKNILALNSISKRSSAPGLRSGFIAGDSRVLKDYAQYRTYIGCASPLPLQKAASIAWSDEAHTKHSRQEYAKNLKLAQEILCKKIPNLPIPKDTFYVWLPVENDLGFTRNLLLKENILVLPGSFLSRVDAQGQNPGRNFVRLALVYEESVIKDALLRIAKWI
- a CDS encoding DEAD/DEAH box helicase — encoded protein: MKKQTKTNSWDLGEGFESFGFKKSVLRGIKEAGFSEPSPIQKEAIPLILDGLDIIAQAQTGTGKTAAFGLPLINNLKNDGSIEVLIVTPTRELAMQVSDEIFKLGKYNRVKTVSLFGGQPIRRQIELLEKKPQVIIATPGRLLDHLRNERLKNFYPSVVVLDESDEMLDMGFLDDIEEIFTYLSSDRQTLLFSATMPTPIKHLAQKILSNPKLIKITQDDTTNQDISQRYYIINEQEREDAIVRLIDSEMPQKAIIFTRMKKEADILSERLLSRGFKAGALHGDMEQRERVKSIKAFKDSTIDILVATDIAARGLDISGVSHVFNFHIPLNPESYVHRIGRTGRAGKKGVAITLATPLEFKELRRIKENTKASIELYEIPSIQDTMDKKDSNILDKILKHAISDDALRVYEQIRGNADITQLVCKLLSMVLQDSKVLGPNKIGLNKKDLNALQFQLDDERKHKKSSRTSNIRDKRDKNRPKNKFHSKGNLKNKDSKNSPKGSKKDSNKKSTKRKK
- a CDS encoding lysophospholipid acyltransferase family protein, whose translation is MISKIRAYSALLYILLVMPFGIALMYIFNAFHRIIRRSIALVFFKLFRVKPYIQGNLDPSAQILIMNHQSFMDVMYFEAVHPNNLCWIAKKELGEAFLYGHALKAPKMILINRESKKELVYLLKEAKDRLDSGRMLCIFPEGTRSKGGEQLLPFKSGAKVLVEHFKLKVQPVVFCGTRKSFNFEKLEFDNTPFSVQYLESFIPENAEWFEQLEMRMQEVYRAMYQRQNQCMVE
- a CDS encoding SH3 domain-containing protein gives rise to the protein MRIVFAFFCVFGLCIGSFADETRIFPEASLENTKNTETQNQQSSEPLEIPNTESKELFQQSQTLDSNNDVLQAPLPNAITESDIEENIESEALQNESLQSQDFTMQNSMSQEAINNPSLNSKASNNSLVKNVYLEMLTPLVDISYVNQIIALELKMLVFTQYSTITTEFIFDDLKNSIEILNPNQAWELNPEDSSLKNTFYLKIKQSQFVIPSIKVNVLTNHGLVSEVLVGGSARAIKLERKGEYSQVLAQDLQILDTKITSYDSTQNLVVLQLQSTMANLFDFKLENYKQQGIESKSGDYKQGVAFYYVIVPKTQNTISFDYFNTQTSKYQTLQVPNIASEDRVSTQSDIKPKNNYQFFQISLVVFFAILFFGLYLYKRKTIFILLGVFALVLVLYFLTLKSDVTIKANVALRIQPTFNSTIVLTTQKPIRAEILGERNSYYKVMLEDERIGWVKKDDIQD
- the purQ gene encoding phosphoribosylformylglycinamidine synthase subunit PurQ: MVAILQFLGTNCEYDMEYAFSLLGVKTQIVWHKDTELPKDTRLVVIPGGFSYGDYLRSGAIARFSPIMQAVVKFANAGGYVLGICNGFQILLESGLLPGAMKRNTNLHFISKNCDLKVVNNFNIFLEKFQKGDTIKIPIAHADGNYYIDEAGLKSLEANDQILLEYVENPNGSVRNIAGICNVTKNVFGLMPHPERAIEKVLGEDAGLKMLQGFLKIL
- the purS gene encoding phosphoribosylformylglycinamidine synthase subunit PurS; translated protein: MQVEVIVELKDGVLDPQGKAIHHALESLDFKGVNGVKTGKIIKLDIDNSNKEAVKKEVESMCEMLLANTVIENYTIKM
- the purC gene encoding phosphoribosylaminoimidazolesuccinocarboxamide synthase gives rise to the protein MQQKEMLYEGKGKKLYKTDDENLVISEFKDDLTAFNAEKRGSEQGKGILNCKISSEIFKLLEKNGIKTHYVETLADNLMLCKFVKIIPIEVVVRNIATGSLSKRLGIKEGEALPFTLVEFYYKDDALGDPLINDEHALILNCVKSVESLDVLRKIGREVNSVLREFFDKKNLILVDFKLEFGVDKDGNILLADEITPDSCRFWDKDTKEKLDKDRFRQDLGNVKMAYEEILKRILN
- a CDS encoding S41 family peptidase, whose product is MNRQGLNKLFWFFSVALVGLQSFALAQEESRLDAYNKLRKVIGTVEKYYVDELTLNEIVDKAIDGMLSNLDAHSAYLDEKKYEDLKIQTDGQFGGIGITISLKDNALTIVAPIEGTPGDKAGLKSGDIILKINDESTLSMGIDDAVNKMRGAPKTKVTLTIVRKNEPKPLVFDIIRDNIKVESVYSKGIMDTNYVYLRVTSFDKNITQRVNEELKKYKKIDGIVLDLRNNPGGLLNQAVGLSDLFIKDGIIVSQKGRIKDENIVYRATKNTPYATIPLVVLINNGSASASEIVAGAIQDNKRGVLVGEGTFGKGSVQVILPTEKKEALRLTIARYYLPSGRTIQAVGVTPDIEVAPGVVPDENSGFSIKEADLQKHLEGELAKVDKKEKKQSDSKNTITQKQILQDIQLKSAIDVLKVFKVL